In a single window of the Necator americanus strain Aroian chromosome X, whole genome shotgun sequence genome:
- a CDS encoding hypothetical protein (NECATOR_CHRX.G25106.T1), translating to MRRIVGQCPADIVLALSDLLTNLEYADNVIFVESSMKLQHVVNLVSKPMDYVYALISASRCGLLDISKSGWNGQPIVFVDNFSYLGCMLKNNGSYKKDVQQRCAKATFAFNSLKAAYQESEVARISGGVSVYGAVYYGDRGGSAHLSLHHCKQPPPKCCLVRRTLRVQEWRAAIEGIVQNSIQGLAACSDSEGDERNYPSLHNIRPCIRILHLKSVPPQIRGMLPLKLSLMSVLDKAGILHLA from the coding sequence atgcgaagaataGTCGGTCAGTGTCCTGCTGACATCGTCTTAGCACTATCAGACCTCTTGACtaatctcgagtacgctgacaATGTTATATTCGTGGAAAGCAGTatgaaacttcaacatgttgtcaaccttgtatcgaagcctatggactacgtgtACGCTTTGATAAgcgcaagcagatgtgggctCTTGGATATCTCAAAGTCAGGGTGGAACGGACAACCAATCGTATTCGTCGATAACTTCtcttacctgggctgtatgctgaagaacaacggcagctacaaaaaagatgttcagcaaaggtGCGCTAAGGCTACttttgcatttaactccttaaaggcagcataccaagaatctgaggtggcgcggatttcaggtggagtatccgtatacggggccgtgtattatggagaccggggtggttccgctcatctctccctgcatcactgcaaacagccgcctccaaaATGCTGTTTAGTACGACgcacgctacgcgtgcaagaatggcgcgctgcaatagaaggcatcgtacaaaacagcattcaggggctggcagcttgcagtgattcagaggGAGATGAGCGAAATTACCCTagtctccataatatacgaccgtgtatacggatactccacctgaaatccgtaccaccccagattcgtggtatgctgcctttaaaactgTCACTGATGAGTGTCCTTGACAAGGCAGGAATTTTGCATTTAGCGTAA
- a CDS encoding hypothetical protein (NECATOR_CHRX.G25102.T1): MPVRSTRVTKKQAALSSQSNPRGETSTAECSQTIETNYNELSAAELISAIAERNKDPVISKMLAALSEKVRMDFAEQFEADKRSRSVVISGLPDSGSSERLDNLEEKVNDILLALNVSCRPVDLYRMGKPNASHPRLVKVVFPSQFYWRRALANARLLRGAGFPNVYIRRSMTPDERKREYELRQEARERNRGKSQREWVVYRGELRHISDIKRNTSGNA, encoded by the coding sequence ATGCCAGTTAGATCCACTCGCGtcacaaaaaaacaagctGCACTTTCGTCGCAGTCTAATCCTCGTGGTGAGACTAGCACGGCAGAATGTTCACAAACAATTGAAACAAACTACAACGAATTATCAGCAGCAGAATTGATCAGCGCTATCGCTGAACGAAACAAGGACCCGGTTATAAGTAAGATGCTAGCAGCACTTTCTGAAAAAGTTAGGATGGATTTCGCCGAACAGTTTGAAGCGGACAAGCGCTCGCGAAGCGTAGTAATCAGTGGACTCCCTGACTCGGGGTCTTCAGAGAGACTGGACAACCTGGAGGAAAAAGTCAACGATATTTTGCTTGCTTTAAATGTGAGCTGTCGTCCAGTTGATCTATACCGGATGGGTAAACCTAATGCTTCACATCCACGCCTAGTAAAAGTCGTTTTTCCCTCTCAGTTCTACTGGCGTCGAGCGCTTGCTAATGCGCGCCTTCTTCGCGGTGCAGGTTTTCCCAATGTTTATATCCGCAGAAGTATGACACCTGATGAAAGGAAACGAGAGTATGAACTGAGACAAGAAGCACGCGAGCGTAACAGAGGAAAAAGTCAGCGGGAGTGGGTGGTTTACCGTGGCGAACTAAGGCACATCTCGGACATTAAGCGAAACACATCGGGAAACGCGTAA
- a CDS encoding hypothetical protein (NECATOR_CHRX.G25104.T1), producing MSQEDSSPSGVGERHVDISTCYLPQEETAPVFFGNKLGSGFSRFTFQNDVWAYGVVLWELTTRGLTPYDGKKGIEIIEYLQSDKRLPLPEYCPVQLYNDIMLPCWHAVPQSRPSFATLLVSLNDLVSSMEKTQSQQLAGNYEQLFLN from the exons ATGTCACAAGAGGATTCTTCAccttctggagtaggagaacgacatgttgACATTAGCACTTGTTATCTACCGCAGGAAGAGACAGCACCAGTCTTCTTTGGCAATAAATTGGGTTCCGGTTTCAGTAGa ttcacaTTTCAAAATGATGTTTGGGCGTATGGAGTTGTACTTTGGGAGCTGACCACACGTGGACTAACGCCATATGACGGCAAGAAAGGGAttgaaattattgaatatCTACAATCGGACAAAAGACTGCCATTGCCTGAATACTGCCCAGTCCAACT aTATAATGATATTATGCTACCATGTTGGCATGCTGTTCCTCAGAGTCGTCCATCTTTTGCTACTCTGCTGGTTTCCCTTAATGATCTTGTCAGTTCCATGGAGAAAACCCAATCGCAGCAACTTGCTGGCAATTATGAACAG ctttttctcaactaa
- a CDS encoding hypothetical protein (NECATOR_CHRX.G25103.T1) yields the protein MFLCLYKPDLIFITETWLTTKILDSELVGNLPYNVYRSDRSMRRGGGVCVLVKAFISAQIVTGDNDLKADLLSAEILCADDLTQLRFILVYRPPNSSAADDKKLVDVLSDLAVMNHQTIILGDFNLHIDWINSVAFNSSSSLFLDFFTSADFVQNVNLPTHADKVLDILLTPSAYTLDVELLPPLASSDHAIVHFETPVSMSAPRIPFPNFFAADYLSLNDYFSGVDWFTLFNQYSSCSDIYRRFCKKVYEGLAKFVPFRFPRPFCSNLPPQLKALISQKQRLFEELNHPLHNPLYKKVCSDIDFHMKRYLRYRERHLVHSKSMKPFYLYLRHKMKGNGKLPGLTDQTGVTYIRDADKANALALHFASVFSSECSNNTPEIVGIGPIQQQCRAIFFHPSDIYKYLKSLKPSVSETYDGIPPIVYKECAATLCCPLAHIFNISMLLGEVPEVWKSAIVTAIPKSPGTNLLSNYRPISLLPTPVKIMEKIIRDKLLSWLKKFHLIPAQQHGFVGGASTSTNLIDSIFDWSLACNQGKSIDIIYVDLSKAFDKVCHSKLIAKLKYFGITGHIIDWMISYLNMRSMTVKVGHKYSAKFPCRSGVPQGGVLSPLLFLIYTIDLPNVIRTSSHVSVQMYADDIKIYGIYDDENYLEVRNALQTSLAKMSDWASKWDLRINHDKSLVMHIGKGNVAEYSMNGVALKICKSVRDLGIFVDYNLNFTEHIDHIVRKAYSALFRLFRIVHTSNPTILTRLYKSFVLPHLEYGSQIWSPSKKKIYSKARKGARDFYAYVMQKNVNRLSGE from the coding sequence ATGTTCCTCTGCTTGTACAAACCGgatctaatttttattactgAAACTTGGTTAACCACTAAAATTTTGGACTCTGAGCTCGTTGGTAACCTGCCCTATAATGTCTACCGTTCGGACCGATCCATGAGAAGAGGAGGTGGGGTGTGCGTTCTTGTCAAGGCATTTATTAGTGCTCAAATCGTTACTGGTGACAACGATCTTAAAGCTGACTTACTCTCCGCTGAAATTTTGTGTGCTGATGATTTGACGCAACTTCGTTTTATACTCGTATACCGACCTCCAAATAGTTCTGCTGCTGATGATAAAAAACTTGTAGACGTACTTAGCGATCTTGCGGTTATGAATCATCAAACTATTATTCTCGGGGACTTCAATCTACATATAGATTGGATTAACTCCGTAGCTTTCAACTCATCTTCATCgcttttcttagattttttcaccAGTGCTGATTTCGTGCAAAATGTGAATCTGCCTACCCACGCTGATAAGGTTCTTGACATCCTCCTTACACCTAGCGCCTACACTCTAGATGTTGAGCTTCTTCCACCCCTAGCCTCATCCGACCACGCAATTGTCCATTTCGAAACACCTGTATCTATGTCAGCTCCAAGAATTCCGTTTCCTAACTTTTTCGCGGCTGACTACCTTTCCTTAAACGATTACTTTTCTGGTGTTGACTGGTTTACTCTATTCAATCAATATTCTTCATGTTCGGACATTTATCGCAGATTCTGCAAGAAGGTTTATGAGGGTCTTGcaaaatttgttccttttcgatTTCCTCGCCCCTTTTGTTCGAATCTTCCACCTCAGCTGAAAGCCTTAATCTCTCAGAAACAACGTCTTTTTGAGGAGCTAAACCATCCTTTACATAACCCGCTGTACAAGAAAGTATGTTCTGACATTGACTTCCACATGAAAAGATATCTTCGTTATCGAGAGCGCCACTTAGTGCACAGCAAATCCATGAAGCCCTTTTATTTGTACTTAAGGCATAAAATGAAAGGCAATGGAAAACTTCCTGGTCTTACAGATCAAACAGGAGTTACTTATATCAGAGATGCTGATAAAGCTAATGCCCTAGCCTTGCATTTTGCCAGTGTGTTTTCTTCAGAGTGCAGTAATAATACTCCAGAAATTGTTGGCATTGGTCCTATCCAACAGCAGTGCCGTGCCATATTTTTCCATCCTTCAGATATCTACAAATATCTCAAGTCTCTCAAACCGTCGGTCAGTGAAACATATGACGGAATCCCGCCAATTGTATATAAGGAGTGTGCTGCTACTTTATGTTGTCCTCTAGCCCATATCTTTAACATCTCTATGCTATTAGGTGAAGTTCCGGAGGTGTGGAAAAGCGCCATAGTTACAGCAATTCCTAAGTCCCCAGGTACTAATCTGCTGAGCAACTATCGTCCTATTAGCTTATTACCAACGCCAgtcaaaattatggaaaagattATCAGGGATAAACTGTTGTCTTGGCTAAAGAAGTTTCATCTGATTCCCGCTCAACAACATGGGTTTGTCGGTGGAGCTTCGACATCTACTAATCTAATTGATAGTATTTTTGACTGGTCCTTAGCTTGCAATCAAGGTAAATCGATTGATATAATATACGTTGACCTGTCTAAAGCCTTCGATAAAGTATGCCACTCTAAATTAATTGCTAAGCTTAAGTACTTCGGAATAACGGGCCATATTATAGATTGGATGATCTCGTATCTTAATATGAGAAGTATGACAGTCAAAGTCGGCCACAAATACTCAGCCAAGTTCCCTTGCAGAAGTGGAGTTCCACAAGGAGGAGTTCTCTCCCCTCTCTTGTTTCTCATCTACACTATCGACTTACCTAATGTTATCAGAACCTCTTCTCACGTCAGTGTCCAAATGTACGCTGATGACATTAAGATTTACGGCATATACGATGACGAGAACTACCTCGAAGTACGCAATGCACTTCAGACATCACTAGCTAAAATGTCCGACTGGGCCTCCAAATGGGATCTGCGCATTAACCACGACAAGTCTCTGGTTATGCATATAGGTAAAGGGAATGTGGCTGAGTATAGTATGAATGGAGTAGCtcttaaaatttgtaaatctGTAAGAGACTTAgggatttttgtggattataACCTCAACTTCACAGAACATATTGATCATATTGTAAGGAAAGCATACTCGGCCCTTTTTCGACTATTCCGCATTGTTCACACCTCTAATCCAACTATTCTCACTCGTCTATACAAATCGTTCGTCTTACCTCATCTTGAATATGGCTCTCAAATTTGGagcccttcaaagaaaaaaatatatagcaAAGCTCGAAAAGGTGCAAGAGACTTTTACGCGTATGTTATGCAGAAGAATGTCAACAGACTTAGCGGTGAATAG